The following are from one region of the Pseudomonas lalucatii genome:
- a CDS encoding DUF2069 domain-containing protein: protein MARTAKPLPALAWLKPRLAISRAISLLSFLALTLLLLVWNLAFAELPDKLLWVILAFQLTPLLLLAPGLILGHARTHAWTCFVVNLYFIQGVLAAFDPSKALFGWLETLLSLSLFCAALMYTRWCFQYNRKLAGES from the coding sequence GTGGCTAGAACCGCAAAACCCCTGCCCGCCCTGGCCTGGCTGAAGCCGCGCCTGGCGATCAGCCGCGCCATCAGCCTGCTCAGTTTCCTCGCCCTGACCCTGCTGTTGCTGGTGTGGAACCTGGCGTTCGCCGAGCTGCCGGACAAGCTGCTGTGGGTGATCCTGGCCTTTCAGCTGACGCCGCTGCTACTGCTGGCCCCGGGCCTGATCCTCGGCCATGCCCGCACCCACGCCTGGACCTGCTTCGTGGTCAACCTGTACTTCATCCAGGGCGTGCTGGCCGCCTTCGACCCATCCAAGGCGCTGTTCGGCTGGCTGGAAACCCTGCTGAGCCTCAGCCTGTTCTGCGCGGCCTTGATGTATACCCGCTGGTGCTTCCAGTACAACCGCAAGCTGGCCGGGGAAAGCTGA
- a CDS encoding virulence factor BrkB family protein produces MGQRFTDWLEFWRFLLQRFFADRGANNAAALTYTTLFAVVPMMTVTFSMLSAIPAFQGTGEQIQSFIFRNFVPSAGETVQGYLRDFTAQARQLTWVGVVVLAVTAFWMLVTIEKAFNTIWRVRQARRGVSSFLLYWAILSLGPILLGAGFAISTYIASLSLISGPDALLGAQTLLSLMPLVFSVAAFTLLYASVPNARVPLRHALMGGLFTAVLFELAKALFGLYVRLFPGYQLIYGAFATVPLFLLWIYLSWLLVLLGAELVCNLGNTQQWRRRAVPRLLVVLAILRVFHECQQSGAKVYHRDLQRQGWPLPEHEWEEVLAFLESQQLVAPTGAGGWVLSRDLAHYSLQHLLSHSPWPLPRLGQLPAQLDEPWYPALRSALERLHEEQATLFGESLADWLHTPRE; encoded by the coding sequence ATGGGGCAGCGTTTCACCGATTGGCTGGAGTTCTGGCGCTTCCTCCTGCAGCGTTTTTTCGCCGATCGCGGCGCCAACAACGCCGCGGCCCTGACCTACACCACGCTGTTCGCCGTGGTGCCGATGATGACCGTCACCTTCTCCATGCTCTCCGCCATACCGGCCTTCCAGGGGACGGGCGAGCAGATCCAGAGCTTCATCTTCCGCAATTTCGTACCTTCGGCCGGCGAGACCGTGCAGGGCTACCTGCGCGACTTCACTGCCCAGGCGCGGCAGTTGACCTGGGTCGGTGTCGTGGTGCTGGCGGTCACCGCGTTCTGGATGCTGGTGACCATAGAGAAGGCCTTCAACACCATCTGGCGGGTGCGCCAGGCGCGTCGCGGGGTATCGAGCTTCCTGCTGTATTGGGCGATCCTCAGTCTGGGACCCATCCTCCTAGGGGCCGGCTTTGCCATCAGCACCTATATCGCCTCGTTGTCGTTGATCTCCGGGCCCGATGCGCTGCTCGGCGCGCAGACCCTGCTAAGCCTGATGCCCCTGGTCTTCAGCGTGGCGGCCTTCACCCTGCTCTATGCCTCGGTGCCCAATGCCCGGGTGCCGCTGCGCCATGCCCTGATGGGAGGGCTGTTCACCGCGGTGCTGTTCGAGCTGGCCAAGGCCCTGTTCGGCCTGTATGTGCGGCTGTTTCCCGGCTATCAGCTGATCTATGGCGCCTTCGCCACGGTGCCGCTGTTCCTCCTGTGGATCTACCTGTCCTGGTTACTCGTGCTGCTGGGCGCCGAGTTGGTGTGCAACCTGGGCAATACCCAGCAATGGCGACGGCGAGCCGTGCCGCGCTTGCTGGTGGTGCTGGCGATTCTGCGGGTATTCCACGAGTGCCAGCAGTCCGGGGCGAAGGTCTACCACCGCGATCTGCAGCGCCAGGGCTGGCCCCTGCCTGAACACGAGTGGGAGGAGGTGCTAGCGTTTCTCGAGAGCCAGCAGCTGGTCGCACCGACCGGCGCAGGGGGCTGGGTGTTGAGTCGTGACCTGGCGCACTACAGTCTGCAGCACTTGCTGAGTCACAGCCCCTGGCCATTGCCGCGACTCGGCCAACTGCCGGCGCAACTGGATGAGCCCTGGTATCCGGCGTTGCGCAGTGCGCTGGAGCGGCTGCATGAGGAGCAGGCCACGCTATTCGGCGAAAGCCTGGCGGATTGGCTGCATACGCCACGGGAGTGA
- the arsC gene encoding arsenate reductase (glutaredoxin) (This arsenate reductase requires both glutathione and glutaredoxin to convert arsenate to arsenite, after which the efflux transporter formed by ArsA and ArsB can extrude the arsenite from the cell, providing resistance.) has translation MTDLTLYHNPRCSKSRGALQLLEERGLNPSIVRYLETPPSAAQLQALLDKLGIGARQLLRSGEEEYRSLNLGSPDLSEAQLIEAMVKHPKLIERPILIAGDRAVIGRPPEKVLELLP, from the coding sequence ATGACCGACCTGACCCTGTACCACAACCCACGCTGCTCGAAATCCCGCGGCGCCCTGCAACTGCTTGAGGAGCGCGGCCTGAATCCGAGCATCGTGCGCTACCTGGAAACCCCGCCCAGCGCCGCGCAGCTGCAGGCGCTGCTGGACAAGCTGGGCATCGGCGCCCGCCAGCTGCTGCGCAGCGGCGAAGAGGAATACCGCAGCCTCAATCTGGGCTCGCCCGACCTGAGCGAGGCGCAGCTGATCGAGGCCATGGTCAAGCACCCCAAGCTGATCGAACGGCCGATTCTGATCGCCGGCGACAGGGCGGTGATCGGCCGCCCGCCGGAGAAGGTGCTGGAGCTGCTCCCTTGA
- a CDS encoding DNA-binding protein — MDLEESNLTPKGLLPTPPVLPWREFADWIRMADDHNTVWGWIRNGYIPSHKVGKHVMVNVALLTQQLLEKEWLA; from the coding sequence ATGGACTTGGAAGAAAGCAACCTCACTCCGAAAGGCCTGCTCCCGACCCCGCCGGTTCTGCCCTGGCGCGAGTTCGCGGATTGGATTCGCATGGCCGACGACCACAACACCGTATGGGGCTGGATTCGTAACGGCTACATCCCCTCACACAAGGTAGGTAAGCACGTCATGGTCAACGTGGCACTGCTGACCCAGCAACTTTTGGAAAAGGAGTGGTTGGCATGA
- the wrbA gene encoding NAD(P)H:quinone oxidoreductase — MNPPYILVLYYSRHGATAEMARQIARGVEMSGLEARLRTVAPVSTECEAVAPDIPDEGALYVSLDDLKHCAGLALGSPTRFGNMAAPLKYFLDGTSSLWLSGGLVGRPAGVFTSTASLHGGQETTLLSMLLPLMHHGMLITGLPYSESALLETRGGGTPYGPSHHAGADGKRALDEHEIALCRALGQRLGRIAQKLEGTRG, encoded by the coding sequence TTGAACCCGCCCTACATTCTGGTGCTCTACTACAGCCGCCATGGCGCCACGGCGGAAATGGCCCGGCAGATTGCCCGCGGCGTCGAGATGAGCGGCCTGGAGGCACGCCTGCGCACCGTCGCCCCGGTGTCCACCGAATGCGAAGCCGTCGCGCCGGATATCCCCGACGAAGGCGCGCTCTATGTCAGCCTCGACGACCTGAAGCACTGCGCCGGCCTGGCCCTGGGCAGCCCGACGCGCTTCGGCAACATGGCCGCACCACTGAAATACTTCCTCGACGGCACCAGCAGCCTGTGGCTCAGTGGCGGCCTGGTCGGCAGACCGGCCGGCGTCTTCACCTCCACCGCCAGCCTGCACGGCGGCCAGGAAACCACCCTGCTGTCGATGCTGCTGCCGCTCATGCACCACGGCATGCTGATCACCGGCCTGCCCTACAGCGAGTCCGCCCTGCTGGAGACCCGCGGCGGCGGCACGCCCTATGGCCCGAGCCACCATGCCGGCGCCGACGGCAAGCGGGCCCTCGACGAACATGAGATCGCCTTGTGCCGCGCCCTCGGCCAACGCCTCGGACGGATCGCGCAGAAACTGGAGGGCACCCGTGGCTAG
- a CDS encoding DNA-binding protein, translating to MLDRALELLETTSLKDLAEVNSKEYVRWQSIKRGKARISAEEIEQLGTLYPGYRWWLMTGEVMPDKGQTSPEYDEANRNLTSQHAG from the coding sequence ATGCTTGATAGAGCCCTTGAATTGCTTGAGACGACGAGCCTCAAAGACCTTGCTGAGGTAAACAGCAAGGAATACGTGAGGTGGCAAAGTATTAAGCGAGGCAAGGCGAGGATTAGTGCGGAAGAAATTGAGCAGCTCGGGACGCTGTACCCGGGCTATCGCTGGTGGCTGATGACTGGTGAGGTTATGCCGGATAAAGGCCAGACCAGCCCCGAATACGACGAAGCCAACCGAAACTTGACCAGTCAACACGCGGGATAG
- the hda gene encoding DnaA regulatory inactivator Hda, giving the protein MTPIQLPLGVRLRDDATFANYYPGANAAALGYVERLCEAEAGWTESLIYLWGGAGVGCSHLLQAACLRFEQRGEPAVYLPLAEVVAYGPDLLDNLEQCELVCLDQLDAVAGRSDWEEALFHLFNRLRDSGRRLLLAAARSPRELPVALPDLQSRLTLALVFQLHELSDEDKLRALQLRASRRGLNLSDEVGRFILTRGERSMSALFELLERLDQASLQAQRKLTIPFLKETLGW; this is encoded by the coding sequence ATGACGCCCATTCAATTGCCATTAGGCGTTCGTCTTCGCGATGACGCCACCTTCGCCAACTACTATCCGGGGGCCAACGCCGCCGCGCTGGGCTATGTCGAGCGCCTGTGCGAGGCCGAGGCAGGCTGGACGGAGAGCCTGATCTACCTGTGGGGCGGTGCCGGCGTGGGCTGCAGTCACTTGTTGCAGGCGGCCTGCCTGCGTTTCGAGCAGCGCGGTGAGCCGGCGGTCTACCTGCCGCTGGCGGAAGTCGTGGCCTACGGCCCGGATCTGCTGGACAACCTCGAACAGTGCGAGCTGGTGTGCCTCGACCAGCTGGATGCCGTGGCCGGCCGCAGCGACTGGGAGGAGGCCCTGTTCCACCTGTTCAACCGCCTGCGCGACAGCGGCCGGCGCCTGCTGCTGGCCGCCGCCCGGTCGCCGCGGGAGCTGCCGGTCGCGCTCCCCGACCTGCAGTCGCGGTTGACCCTGGCCCTGGTCTTCCAGCTGCATGAACTGTCCGACGAGGACAAGCTGCGCGCCCTGCAGCTGCGTGCCTCGCGTCGCGGTCTGAACCTGAGCGACGAGGTCGGCCGCTTCATCCTCACCCGTGGCGAGCGCAGCATGAGTGCGCTGTTCGAGCTGCTCGAGCGCCTCGATCAGGCCTCGCTGCAGGCCCAGCGCAAGCTGACTATTCCCTTCCTGAAGGAAACCCTGGGCTGGTGA
- a CDS encoding restriction endonuclease has protein sequence MKAWKKYQEDAAEYFRTLGLNASTDVPVKGVRTSHDVDVLVTSHYVGFDVTWVVECKYWKTPVNKLHVLALREIVSDVGADRGILLSESGFQSGAIEAANLTNIQVTSLSEINQSAAPSIYAMRLRDLFDRTGICKERYWDIPKRERIEYGLRADVGEIDYSGARAIDMCIDLLTKAFRGIYPFQSNDIEVFLKFGKDKYFESPAEVVDLVHQKISELEAKLDTYESTRKHA, from the coding sequence ATGAAAGCCTGGAAGAAATACCAAGAGGACGCAGCGGAATACTTCCGCACTTTAGGTCTAAATGCATCCACAGACGTACCGGTAAAAGGTGTGAGAACCAGTCATGACGTGGACGTACTAGTAACATCACATTATGTAGGGTTCGACGTCACTTGGGTTGTAGAGTGTAAGTACTGGAAAACACCGGTAAACAAGCTGCACGTGCTCGCACTAAGAGAAATAGTTTCTGATGTAGGTGCTGACAGGGGAATCCTACTATCAGAGTCAGGCTTTCAAAGTGGCGCAATTGAAGCTGCAAATCTAACGAACATTCAAGTAACCTCACTTTCTGAAATCAACCAAAGTGCAGCTCCTAGCATTTACGCAATGCGCCTTAGAGACCTATTCGACCGAACCGGCATCTGCAAGGAACGATATTGGGATATACCCAAAAGGGAGCGCATTGAATATGGCCTCAGGGCCGATGTGGGTGAAATAGATTACTCCGGAGCGAGAGCAATTGATATGTGCATCGATCTGCTAACAAAAGCATTCAGAGGAATTTATCCATTTCAAAGTAATGACATAGAAGTATTTCTGAAATTTGGAAAAGACAAATACTTTGAATCACCAGCTGAAGTCGTAGATCTAGTTCATCAAAAAATTTCAGAACTGGAAGCTAAGCTAGACACCTACGAATCCACAAGAAAGCATGCCTAA
- a CDS encoding PilZ domain-containing protein, whose translation MTLDALRLEVPDILDNATASLADLNEQLAQARLQPHETGLQLVLGLLFRLNRSAMTLLERQRALQSFSDQFRHFAGIYGADTQPPALFAHLCSELAGGFKRLLLQILQGHQPSRPHLAWCLYMAQHFHAQSLLRHYQRYHEPPPHLWRDSHLLYWIGEHQECLDEPVAVTFTPQPANTLRGLYQQMLLLALSNPFHLAEGECFRLFGALARLAGLPRLLPWDEEDAAGPTVDLTESQACLGYDQAPDGDIAYRRHFELGALLVALHEPAPLQSAEERRLLEQVQHHWLGRQQRRHPRAEQIVPCNLVVGLTAIHAQLLEHRPALAPVQMLDASPGGARLLCNPDLAVQLSVGQLALLLTGSTPTLGLVRWRHINEEGLHLGLRYLKGLPRPAWLRRAPSAQTHPGVLQSTPAPGNGWHHGLWLPSDQFDEGENLWLQLPGANNQRGLLLPAANLSTLAVTRHPLQVV comes from the coding sequence ATGACGCTCGATGCCTTGCGCCTGGAGGTGCCGGACATCCTCGACAACGCCACCGCCTCGTTAGCCGACCTCAACGAGCAGCTGGCGCAGGCCCGCCTGCAACCCCACGAGACGGGGCTGCAACTGGTACTCGGCCTGCTGTTCAGGCTCAACCGCAGTGCCATGACCTTACTCGAAAGGCAACGCGCGCTGCAAAGCTTCAGCGACCAGTTCCGCCACTTTGCCGGTATCTACGGTGCCGACACCCAGCCGCCAGCACTCTTCGCGCACCTGTGCAGCGAGCTGGCCGGCGGCTTCAAGCGCCTGCTGCTCCAGATACTGCAAGGCCACCAGCCTTCCCGCCCGCACCTGGCCTGGTGCCTGTACATGGCCCAGCACTTCCATGCCCAGAGCCTGTTGCGCCACTACCAGCGCTACCATGAGCCGCCCCCCCATCTGTGGCGCGATAGCCACCTGCTGTACTGGATAGGCGAACACCAGGAGTGCCTGGACGAACCGGTCGCGGTGACCTTCACCCCACAGCCGGCCAACACCCTGCGCGGCCTCTATCAGCAGATGCTGTTACTGGCCCTGAGCAATCCCTTCCATCTTGCCGAAGGCGAGTGTTTCCGGCTCTTCGGCGCCCTGGCCCGCCTGGCTGGCTTGCCGCGCCTGCTGCCCTGGGACGAAGAGGATGCCGCCGGCCCGACAGTCGACCTCACCGAGTCACAGGCTTGCCTCGGCTACGACCAGGCGCCCGATGGTGACATCGCCTATCGGCGCCACTTCGAACTGGGCGCCCTGCTGGTCGCCCTGCATGAACCGGCCCCCCTGCAGAGCGCCGAGGAAAGACGGCTGCTGGAACAGGTTCAGCACCACTGGCTCGGCCGCCAGCAACGCCGTCATCCCCGCGCCGAACAGATCGTCCCGTGCAACCTGGTCGTCGGCCTGACGGCCATCCACGCCCAGCTCCTGGAACATCGTCCAGCACTCGCCCCGGTCCAGATGCTCGATGCCAGCCCCGGTGGCGCACGCCTGCTGTGCAACCCGGACCTCGCCGTGCAGCTGTCCGTCGGCCAACTGGCGCTGCTGCTGACCGGCAGCACTCCGACCCTGGGACTGGTGCGCTGGCGCCACATCAACGAGGAGGGCCTGCACCTGGGCTTGCGCTACCTCAAGGGCCTGCCGCGCCCGGCCTGGCTACGCCGTGCGCCAAGCGCACAAACCCACCCGGGCGTACTGCAGAGCACCCCGGCGCCAGGCAATGGCTGGCACCACGGCCTGTGGCTGCCCAGCGATCAGTTCGACGAAGGGGAGAACCTCTGGCTGCAGCTGCCCGGCGCGAACAACCAAAGGGGCCTGCTGCTGCCGGCCGCCAACCTCAGCACCCTGGCCGTCACGCGCCACCCGCTGCAGGTGGTGTGA